One window of Sphingobacteriales bacterium genomic DNA carries:
- a CDS encoding CcmD family protein: protein MGLLCFFAPLLFGQNNGQTQIEMADSLRASGKIYVVVVVLSIIFAGIITFLVLIDRRLRKLEKE from the coding sequence ATTGGGTTGTTATGTTTCTTCGCGCCGTTATTATTTGGTCAGAACAACGGTCAAACCCAGATTGAAATGGCAGATTCTTTGAGAGCATCGGGCAAGATTTATGTCGTAGTGGTTGTGTTATCTATAATTTTTGCCGGCATTATCACTTTTTTGGTGTTGATAGACAGGCGGTTACGAAAATTAGAAAAAGAATAA
- a CDS encoding enoyl-CoA hydratase/isomerase family protein, translated as MNHLSISFENEVAIILLNQRARYSDNLQQMLKEFNQLLDEIDHNLSVKAVVIGSSQKDFSKGVDFTLLYNLNEPGTAEHVCRQAQKLLMRIEKSRKPVVAAIHGAAKGAGLEIALACHYRIATNSLNTVFAMPDIKMGLLPGGGATQRLPKLIGIRAALDMMLNGKNIHAYKAVRIGLVNRLIHPVQLMNAAVMQARKMSTQKWKKTKSPPSFDKLINLNRYIRSKVFDRVRYKIQQTTYSNYPAPFKILECIEIGCRFGEAMGYAAEIAKYDELVVHPVTKNLIWLQKSVLEKKKRLETSINNPVKTIAVVGSGFMGGGIAEVSVMNGFNVILTDIYPEKCALAMQSVWASLTAKVKKRTLRSISRWKVMNRLQAQSDFTDFNKAQIVIEAVYEDLELKQKLLAFTESQIQENCIYASNTSAIPIHLIAKQSKRPEQVIGMHFFSPVPKMSLLEIIVTPQTADWVVNVAIDLGIKQGKTCIVVKDSPGFYTTRIITTYLNEALCLLEDGAEIWQIDECSRQLGFPVGPFTLIDEIGIDSLNAVLEGHLYRFLAQTKGAGAYTPSSLPTLLLNAGFKGRKNRKGFYRYHSKTGEKTSTQPDEAVNRILKLNKSSFWFKDKHIRQRLMMMMTNEAARCLEEGIIHSPVDGDLGAVLGLGYPAFTGGPFHYLDSIGCENAVIRLENLSQRFGNRFLPANILYDYAKTGVKFFPG; from the coding sequence ATGAACCATCTTAGCATATCCTTTGAGAACGAGGTTGCAATAATTCTACTCAATCAAAGAGCGAGATATAGTGATAACCTTCAACAAATGCTAAAGGAGTTTAACCAATTGTTGGATGAAATAGATCATAATCTCTCCGTAAAAGCTGTTGTTATTGGCAGTTCCCAAAAGGATTTTTCAAAAGGTGTAGATTTTACCTTATTGTATAACCTGAATGAACCGGGTACTGCAGAACATGTTTGCCGGCAGGCACAGAAGTTATTGATGAGAATTGAAAAAAGCAGGAAACCGGTTGTTGCAGCTATTCATGGAGCTGCTAAAGGTGCCGGTTTAGAAATTGCATTAGCCTGCCATTATCGCATTGCTACCAACTCTTTAAATACAGTATTTGCAATGCCCGATATAAAAATGGGTTTATTGCCCGGAGGTGGTGCAACTCAAAGATTGCCTAAACTCATTGGCATTAGGGCGGCATTGGATATGATGTTGAATGGTAAAAATATACATGCTTACAAAGCTGTTCGTATCGGTTTGGTAAACAGATTGATTCACCCAGTTCAGTTAATGAATGCTGCTGTCATGCAAGCCAGAAAGATGAGCACTCAAAAGTGGAAAAAAACAAAATCGCCTCCATCTTTTGACAAACTAATCAATCTAAACCGTTATATCCGAAGCAAGGTTTTTGATCGTGTTCGATATAAAATTCAGCAAACAACATATAGCAACTACCCTGCTCCTTTTAAAATTCTTGAATGTATTGAAATTGGTTGCCGCTTTGGCGAAGCAATGGGATATGCAGCCGAAATTGCTAAATATGATGAGTTGGTGGTTCATCCTGTAACCAAAAATTTAATTTGGCTTCAGAAATCAGTGCTTGAAAAGAAAAAAAGATTAGAAACTTCTATAAACAATCCGGTAAAAACCATTGCTGTTGTAGGATCGGGTTTTATGGGCGGTGGAATAGCAGAAGTAAGCGTTATGAATGGGTTCAATGTAATACTGACAGACATTTACCCTGAAAAATGTGCTTTGGCAATGCAATCAGTTTGGGCATCCCTGACTGCTAAAGTTAAAAAAAGAACGCTTAGAAGCATATCCCGTTGGAAAGTGATGAACAGATTGCAAGCACAAAGTGATTTTACCGATTTCAATAAGGCGCAGATAGTTATAGAAGCTGTTTATGAAGATTTAGAATTAAAGCAAAAACTATTGGCTTTTACCGAATCCCAAATTCAGGAAAATTGCATTTATGCAAGTAATACTTCCGCTATACCCATCCATCTAATTGCAAAACAAAGTAAACGCCCGGAACAGGTCATTGGAATGCACTTTTTTTCACCGGTTCCCAAAATGTCCTTACTTGAAATTATAGTGACTCCTCAGACAGCAGATTGGGTTGTGAATGTCGCTATTGATTTAGGAATAAAACAAGGTAAAACTTGTATTGTCGTTAAAGATTCACCGGGATTTTACACTACCCGAATTATTACAACTTACCTGAACGAAGCTTTGTGTTTATTGGAGGATGGGGCAGAAATCTGGCAAATTGATGAATGTTCCCGTCAGCTCGGATTTCCTGTTGGTCCGTTTACTTTGATTGACGAAATAGGGATAGATTCTCTAAATGCCGTTTTAGAAGGGCATCTATACCGGTTTTTAGCCCAAACTAAAGGGGCTGGAGCTTATACTCCAAGTTCACTGCCCACCTTACTTTTAAATGCAGGATTTAAAGGTCGCAAAAACCGGAAAGGGTTTTATCGCTATCATTCAAAAACCGGTGAAAAAACAAGCACTCAACCTGATGAAGCAGTCAATCGAATCCTAAAATTAAACAAATCTTCTTTCTGGTTTAAGGACAAACATATCAGACAGCGATTGATGATGATGATGACTAATGAAGCAGCGAGATGTTTGGAAGAAGGCATCATTCATTCTCCTGTTGATGGCGATTTAGGTGCTGTTTTGGGTTTGGGATATCCTGCCTTCACCGGAGGGCCATTTCATTATTTAGATTCGATTGGCTGTGAAAATGCCGTGATAAGATTAGAGAATCTTTCACAGCGTTTTGGAAACCGGTTTTTGCCTGCAAATATATTATACGACTATGCTAAAACCGGGGTGAAATTTTTTCCCGGCTAA
- a CDS encoding exodeoxyribonuclease VII small subunit, with amino-acid sequence MSETEFSYESYDKAITMLEEILMKIEDEVEGIDELVVKVRSASDILIFCRQKLRSTEEEINRLLDNLN; translated from the coding sequence ATGAGTGAAACAGAATTTTCTTATGAGTCTTATGACAAAGCAATTACAATGTTGGAAGAGATATTGATGAAAATTGAAGATGAAGTTGAGGGCATTGACGAATTGGTAGTAAAGGTGAGATCAGCATCTGATATTTTGATATTTTGCAGGCAAAAACTGAGAAGTACGGAAGAAGAAATCAACAGACTGTTAGATAATCTGAATTGA
- a CDS encoding YggS family pyridoxal phosphate-dependent enzyme — MFNISVLNKIKEELSAYKAELVAVTKNHTANDIMSLYLSGQKVFGENRVQELLTKYEQLPQDIEWHFIGHLQSNKVKFIAPFISLIHSVDSEKLLSVIDKEALKNNRIIDCLLQVHIALEETKFGFSLDEVLEFLHFFNAQKYPGVNIRGLMGMATLTSDIDRIKKEFDTLALLFKQIQMETQQKNSGFNILSMGMSSDYKQALQAGSNMVRIGSLLFG; from the coding sequence ATGTTCAATATTTCAGTGTTAAATAAAATAAAAGAAGAACTGTCAGCATACAAAGCCGAATTGGTTGCTGTAACAAAAAACCATACCGCAAATGATATCATGTCCTTATACCTTTCCGGTCAAAAGGTTTTTGGAGAAAACAGAGTGCAGGAATTATTAACCAAATACGAACAACTTCCACAGGATATTGAATGGCATTTCATAGGTCATTTACAAAGCAATAAGGTAAAATTTATAGCCCCTTTTATTTCCCTGATTCATTCTGTTGACAGTGAAAAACTATTATCGGTAATTGATAAAGAAGCTTTGAAAAACAATCGGATAATTGATTGTTTGTTACAGGTTCATATTGCCCTTGAAGAAACCAAGTTCGGATTTTCATTAGATGAAGTTCTTGAGTTTCTGCATTTTTTCAACGCCCAAAAATATCCCGGAGTGAACATAAGAGGACTAATGGGAATGGCTACCTTGACTTCAGATATAGACCGGATTAAAAAAGAGTTTGACACGTTAGCTTTGTTGTTTAAGCAAATTCAAATGGAAACACAGCAAAAAAACTCTGGTTTCAACATTTTATCCATGGGAATGTCGTCGGATTACAAACAAGCGCTTCAGGCAGGCAGCAATATGGTACGAATTGGCAGCTTGTTGTTTGGATAA
- a CDS encoding deoxynucleoside kinase has product MGFDKYKLITIEGNTGAGKTTLAKMLAKQYNGHLILEEFAENPFLPKFYSEPEKYAFHTEMYFMLDRYHQLNKFIESNQTGNGLTISDYIFRKSLLYAEVNLQPDEYRLFERMFNTVYPNLPQPGLIIYVHATVPRLIRNIQKRGRDFEQQVRESYLKRVEKIYFDYFQKNPHLLVLIIHADELDFVHNPTHYDLIVEAVTKDYPSGIHDVWIRI; this is encoded by the coding sequence ATGGGATTCGATAAATACAAACTAATAACTATAGAAGGCAATACCGGTGCAGGTAAAACCACATTGGCAAAAATGCTGGCTAAACAATATAATGGGCATTTAATATTAGAAGAATTTGCAGAAAATCCTTTTCTACCCAAGTTTTATTCCGAGCCTGAAAAGTATGCATTTCATACAGAAATGTATTTTATGCTTGACCGTTATCATCAATTGAATAAATTTATTGAGTCAAATCAAACGGGTAATGGTTTGACCATTTCAGATTATATTTTCAGGAAATCATTGTTGTATGCGGAAGTCAATCTTCAGCCGGACGAATACAGGCTATTCGAACGAATGTTTAATACCGTTTATCCCAATCTTCCTCAGCCGGGTTTGATTATTTATGTTCATGCTACAGTACCCAGATTAATCAGAAATATACAAAAAAGAGGGAGAGATTTCGAACAACAAGTGCGTGAATCTTATCTAAAGAGAGTTGAAAAGATCTATTTTGATTATTTTCAAAAGAACCCCCATTTGCTGGTGTTGATAATTCATGCGGACGAACTCGATTTTGTTCATAATCCTACACATTACGATTTAATTGTTGAAGCTGTAACTAAAGATTATCCATCCGGCATTCACGATGTTTGGATCAGAATTTGA
- the hscA gene encoding Fe-S protein assembly chaperone HscA, giving the protein MSIIPINLKTGTIAETEQKEIKNIIVGIDLGTTNSLVAYIDNTLKSAVAIKDENGNNKLVPSIVHFAEDGSIVVGNHAKKKLIEKPENTIYSVKRLMGKAYTDIKEHSGFFGYRIIDDDTESLVKIKVGNRFYTPIELSSLILKELKKRAEHALQHPVSKAVITVPAYFNDAQRQATRDAGKLAGLDVLRIVNEPTAASLAYGIGLNPDEVKTIAVYDLGGGTFDISILRIENGIFEVLSTNGNTFLGGDDFDRLIVNHWMEYHHIEPSLIQSDKSFGQLIRLKAEEAKIALSETDKWEGMVGKYHCQIDRNSFDKMTLPLINTTLELCGKALEDAKLSFAQIDEVVMVGGSTRSQVVKQKVADFFGKTPHDELDPDEVVALGAAVQADILAGNNKEFLLLDITPLSLGIETMGGLMDVIIPRNSKVPTQASRQYTTQLDGQINMRISVFQGERDLVKDNRKLGEFTLAGIPAMPAGLPKVAITFILDADGILQVRAKELRSGIAQEILVKPQYGLNEEQMSQMLLDSIKNAEQDRQQRALLEAVNEAENLIGYAESFIRKNEKLLEMAEIIETKRLIGELKETVNTSTDKDLIHHHIENLNEYTRPFAERIMDLAISNAMKGKKI; this is encoded by the coding sequence ATGTCCATAATTCCTATAAATTTAAAAACCGGAACAATTGCCGAAACCGAGCAAAAGGAAATCAAAAACATAATTGTTGGTATAGATCTCGGTACAACAAATAGCCTTGTTGCCTATATAGACAATACCCTAAAATCTGCAGTTGCCATCAAAGATGAGAACGGAAATAACAAATTAGTACCATCAATCGTACATTTTGCCGAAGACGGAAGCATAGTTGTAGGCAATCATGCTAAAAAGAAACTCATCGAAAAACCTGAAAATACCATATATTCTGTAAAACGTCTGATGGGAAAGGCATATACTGATATTAAAGAACATTCAGGCTTTTTTGGGTATCGGATTATTGATGATGATACGGAAAGCCTGGTCAAAATAAAAGTTGGAAACCGTTTTTACACACCGATTGAACTTTCTTCACTCATTTTAAAAGAGTTAAAAAAACGGGCTGAACATGCACTGCAACATCCTGTCAGCAAGGCCGTGATTACCGTTCCTGCTTATTTTAATGATGCTCAAAGACAAGCAACCCGAGATGCCGGTAAATTGGCGGGTTTAGATGTATTGCGTATAGTTAATGAACCAACTGCTGCAAGTCTGGCTTATGGAATTGGATTGAATCCTGATGAAGTTAAAACTATTGCTGTATATGATTTGGGAGGCGGCACTTTCGATATTTCAATTTTAAGAATAGAAAATGGAATTTTTGAAGTATTGTCAACCAATGGGAACACCTTTTTAGGAGGAGATGATTTTGACCGGTTAATTGTAAACCATTGGATGGAATATCATCATATTGAACCAAGTTTGATTCAATCCGATAAATCGTTTGGACAGTTGATTCGCCTGAAAGCAGAAGAAGCAAAAATTGCGCTAAGTGAAACTGATAAATGGGAAGGGATGGTTGGTAAATATCATTGTCAAATTGACCGGAATAGTTTTGATAAAATGACGTTGCCTTTGATAAATACTACTTTGGAACTTTGCGGGAAAGCCCTGGAAGATGCCAAACTCAGTTTCGCACAAATTGATGAAGTAGTCATGGTTGGAGGATCTACAAGAAGTCAGGTGGTTAAACAAAAAGTTGCAGATTTTTTTGGAAAAACTCCGCATGATGAGTTAGACCCTGATGAAGTTGTCGCCCTTGGCGCTGCTGTTCAGGCTGATATACTTGCAGGCAACAACAAAGAATTTTTATTACTCGATATTACACCCCTATCCTTGGGAATTGAAACTATGGGTGGGTTAATGGATGTTATCATTCCCCGAAACAGCAAAGTGCCTACACAGGCATCCCGTCAATATACTACACAATTAGACGGACAAATTAATATGCGGATTAGTGTTTTTCAGGGGGAACGGGATTTGGTGAAAGACAACCGCAAACTTGGAGAATTTACACTGGCCGGAATACCGGCAATGCCTGCCGGATTGCCTAAAGTAGCCATTACTTTTATTTTAGATGCTGATGGGATCTTACAAGTTAGAGCAAAAGAACTTCGCTCCGGAATTGCACAAGAAATTCTTGTTAAACCACAATATGGACTGAATGAAGAACAAATGTCCCAAATGTTGTTGGATTCAATAAAGAATGCGGAACAAGACCGGCAACAACGTGCATTGCTTGAGGCAGTCAACGAAGCTGAAAATCTGATAGGATATGCAGAAAGCTTTATCAGGAAAAATGAAAAACTTCTTGAAATGGCAGAAATTATAGAAACTAAGCGCCTAATAGGGGAACTTAAAGAAACAGTTAATACCTCGACCGATAAAGATTTAATTCATCACCATATTGAAAATTTAAATGAATATACCCGCCCTTTTGCAGAACGGATTATGGATCTGGCAATTTCAAATGCCATGAAAGGGAAAAAAATCTAA
- a CDS encoding Glu/Leu/Phe/Val dehydrogenase has translation MAAKHHADSLSFYQSVEYYFDKAAAVTKYHEGLLNQIKVCNSVYQMRFPVKVGNNYQVIEAYRVQHSHHRLPCKGGIRYSDAVDQDEVMALASLMTYKCAIVDVPFGGAKGGIKINPRQFSVSQLQRITRRYTTELIRKNFIGPAIDVPAPDYGTGAREMAWILDTYQTFKAGEIDSYGCVTGKPISQGGVRGRTEATGLGVYFGTREAMSIKEDMKTLKLSTGIEGKTVVVQGLGNVGYHSANFFRQNGAKLIGLAEYEGAIYDPTGKGFDLDDVMRHREETGKITNYPGAVNLEKTSDALELECDILIPAALERVIHAGNASKIKAKIIAEAANGPITPDAEAVLLKKGIMILPDVYLNAGGVTVSYFEWLKNLSHVRFGRMDKRFHESSYSNMLSMMEGLTNKKVHSDERDKLIRGAGEVDLVHSGLEDTMIGAYLPIREAWRKNKKIEDLRTAAFYIAIEKVATAYLELGIFP, from the coding sequence ATGGCAGCAAAACACCATGCCGATAGTCTTTCGTTTTACCAAAGTGTGGAATACTACTTTGATAAAGCAGCAGCAGTAACCAAGTACCATGAAGGTCTGCTTAATCAAATAAAAGTATGTAACAGCGTCTATCAAATGAGGTTTCCGGTCAAAGTCGGCAACAATTATCAGGTTATTGAAGCCTATCGCGTTCAACACAGCCACCACCGTTTACCTTGTAAGGGAGGTATTCGTTACAGCGATGCCGTTGATCAGGATGAAGTAATGGCTTTAGCTTCTTTAATGACTTATAAATGTGCAATTGTAGATGTTCCTTTTGGCGGTGCAAAAGGGGGTATCAAAATCAATCCTCGTCAGTTTTCTGTTTCTCAGCTTCAACGTATTACCCGACGTTACACAACAGAGTTAATCCGTAAAAACTTTATTGGTCCTGCTATTGATGTTCCGGCACCCGATTATGGAACCGGTGCTCGTGAAATGGCCTGGATATTAGATACCTATCAAACATTTAAAGCCGGAGAAATTGACAGTTATGGTTGTGTTACCGGCAAACCTATTAGTCAGGGCGGAGTTCGGGGCAGAACTGAAGCAACAGGTTTAGGTGTTTATTTTGGGACTCGTGAAGCTATGAGCATTAAAGAAGACATGAAAACGCTTAAGTTATCTACCGGTATTGAAGGAAAAACAGTGGTTGTTCAGGGATTGGGTAATGTGGGTTATCATTCTGCAAACTTTTTCAGGCAAAATGGTGCAAAATTGATTGGCTTGGCAGAATATGAAGGTGCCATCTACGATCCTACAGGTAAAGGTTTTGACCTGGATGATGTAATGAGACATCGTGAAGAAACCGGAAAAATTACCAATTACCCCGGAGCTGTTAATTTAGAAAAAACCTCAGATGCTTTAGAATTAGAATGTGATATTTTAATCCCTGCTGCTTTAGAAAGGGTTATACACGCAGGTAATGCCTCTAAAATCAAAGCCAAAATTATTGCCGAAGCTGCTAACGGACCTATCACACCTGATGCTGAAGCGGTTTTGTTAAAAAAAGGCATTATGATTTTGCCGGATGTATATCTCAATGCAGGTGGTGTTACGGTATCCTATTTTGAATGGTTAAAAAACTTGTCTCACGTAAGATTTGGCAGAATGGATAAAAGATTCCACGAATCTTCATATTCTAATATGTTAAGTATGATGGAAGGGTTGACAAACAAAAAAGTTCACTCTGACGAAAGAGACAAACTTATTCGAGGTGCCGGTGAAGTAGATTTAGTACATTCAGGTTTAGAAGATACAATGATTGGAGCTTATTTGCCAATTCGTGAAGCATGGAGAAAAAACAAGAAAATTGAAGATTTACGTACTGCTGCTTTTTATATTGCTATTGAAAAAGTGGCAACTGCATATCTCGAATTGGGTATATTCCCTTAA
- a CDS encoding cytochrome P450 produces MTKLKSPPLVPIWQTLFSLKKFAENPIPFMTNGLLKYGDIYKVFGPRPFILTNNADYIQHVLQKNNKNYHKSPVVKNILGAELGHGLLTIDGDYWLKQRRLIQPGFSKQRISELIDIMISEGEAFCRQMKEELEKHPVLDVDKSMMDITFRIVTKALFSRGIDHSLLQRVDYVITNIQKYVITQIRQPYLIPWLKITGKANFYKSLRKEIDQIVYDIIDERRKSEEQHNDLLDMLLNAKYEDTGETMNNQQLRDESMILIVAGHETSANALTWALYLLAQHPEERQKVLDEVNLVIGNQPITYDSVLQLNYTRQVIQETMRLYPPAWLIDRQALEDDELGGYLVPKGEIVLLFIYGTHRNPKYWKNPDTFDPDRFSKENLKDLPNYAYFPFGGGPRLCIGNNFAMLEMQVLLALLVKNFTFTIEPNQHIEPKPMVTLRPRNGIKMKFQIR; encoded by the coding sequence ATGACTAAACTAAAATCCCCACCGTTAGTACCTATTTGGCAAACTTTGTTCTCACTCAAAAAATTTGCCGAAAATCCAATTCCATTTATGACTAACGGTCTTCTAAAATATGGAGATATTTATAAGGTATTTGGCCCAAGACCTTTTATACTTACCAATAATGCAGATTATATACAACATGTTCTTCAGAAAAACAACAAAAACTATCACAAATCCCCGGTAGTAAAAAATATTTTAGGTGCCGAGTTAGGGCATGGATTGCTGACCATTGACGGAGATTACTGGTTAAAACAACGCCGACTGATTCAACCGGGATTTAGTAAGCAGCGAATATCAGAACTAATAGATATCATGATCTCTGAAGGCGAAGCATTTTGTCGGCAAATGAAAGAAGAGTTGGAAAAACATCCGGTTTTAGATGTTGACAAATCTATGATGGACATCACTTTCAGAATAGTTACAAAAGCGTTGTTTAGCAGAGGCATTGATCATTCGTTATTACAAAGAGTGGATTATGTTATCACAAATATTCAAAAATATGTGATTACTCAAATCAGGCAACCTTACCTGATTCCTTGGTTAAAGATTACGGGAAAGGCAAATTTTTATAAATCGCTTCGAAAAGAAATTGACCAGATTGTTTATGATATTATAGACGAAAGAAGAAAATCGGAAGAGCAACACAACGATTTGCTGGACATGTTATTGAATGCGAAATATGAAGACACAGGTGAAACCATGAACAACCAACAGTTAAGAGATGAAAGTATGATCTTAATTGTTGCAGGTCATGAAACCTCTGCTAATGCTTTGACCTGGGCTTTATACTTATTGGCTCAGCATCCGGAAGAGAGACAAAAGGTTTTAGATGAAGTGAATTTGGTTATTGGAAATCAGCCAATTACTTATGATAGCGTTTTACAACTGAATTACACCCGACAGGTCATTCAAGAAACAATGCGGCTGTATCCTCCGGCTTGGTTGATTGACCGTCAAGCCTTAGAAGATGATGAATTGGGAGGGTATCTCGTCCCTAAAGGAGAAATTGTATTGTTATTTATTTATGGAACCCACCGGAATCCTAAATATTGGAAAAATCCGGATACATTTGACCCGGACCGTTTTTCAAAAGAAAATCTTAAAGACCTGCCTAATTATGCGTACTTTCCATTTGGCGGTGGTCCTCGTTTGTGTATAGGCAATAATTTTGCGATGTTGGAAATGCAGGTTTTGTTGGCTCTTTTGGTTAAAAATTTCACATTTACGATTGAACCAAACCAACACATTGAACCGAAACCAATGGTAACGCTACGTCCACGAAACGGTATTAAAATGAAATTCCAAATCAGGTAA
- a CDS encoding M48 family metallopeptidase, giving the protein MKNPLIALFLMFVCANFAQAQCNPEDTVESWYSWAKEWENYAIDQFPISLSEESYIGDTLHKGMIKENKILNNYSKQAYLDGIVKKLSQYVNRKGIKYKIHVIDDSQTMNAFSLAGGHLYITTKMVEWTESEDELAFIVAHEIAHIDNRHAVRKAQKMVLGKSVFEPYGYGDMAASLSLLLSAPFGQIDEYDADRGGATLVSKAGYNPRKGMRFFMKMGEEENYDVWEKIVRTHPYSHERMNCLEAFIQHDLGK; this is encoded by the coding sequence ATGAAAAACCCGCTAATCGCACTTTTTTTAATGTTTGTTTGTGCCAATTTTGCACAAGCACAATGCAATCCCGAAGATACCGTCGAGTCCTGGTATTCATGGGCCAAAGAATGGGAAAACTATGCAATAGACCAATTCCCAATTTCATTGTCTGAAGAATCTTATATTGGAGATACCTTACATAAAGGAATGATAAAAGAAAATAAAATTCTAAATAATTATAGCAAACAGGCCTATTTGGACGGAATAGTCAAAAAACTGAGTCAGTATGTCAACAGAAAAGGCATAAAGTATAAAATACATGTCATTGATGATTCTCAAACAATGAATGCTTTTTCATTGGCCGGCGGACATTTATATATTACGACCAAAATGGTTGAATGGACTGAAAGTGAAGATGAACTCGCATTTATCGTTGCACACGAAATTGCACATATAGACAATCGTCATGCGGTACGAAAAGCACAAAAAATGGTTTTAGGGAAAAGTGTTTTTGAACCTTATGGGTATGGAGATATGGCTGCAAGTTTAAGCTTATTGTTATCAGCACCGTTCGGACAAATTGATGAGTATGATGCAGATAGGGGAGGGGCTACGCTTGTTTCAAAAGCAGGTTATAACCCTCGAAAAGGAATGCGTTTTTTTATGAAGATGGGCGAAGAGGAAAATTACGATGTTTGGGAGAAAATTGTACGCACTCATCCCTATTCTCACGAACGAATGAATTGCCTCGAAGCTTTCATTCAGCACGATTTGGGTAAATAA
- a CDS encoding YkgJ family cysteine cluster protein translates to MNQTEQQTLLRKAKSAEISNKRLFQKLRQKMPKNLDETVKELHHKAFEQISCTTCANCCKTTSPRFLDKDIERLARYFKSSPGQFITRYLKIDKDGDYVLQHAPCPFLADDNLCMVYDQRPNACREYPHTDQRKFHVNFDITLKNTFVCPAVFEIIEQLKLIYPDKSAINKKHPA, encoded by the coding sequence ATGAATCAAACCGAACAACAAACTTTATTAAGGAAAGCTAAAAGTGCAGAAATATCCAACAAGCGGTTGTTTCAAAAACTGAGGCAAAAAATGCCTAAAAATTTAGATGAAACAGTAAAAGAACTTCATCATAAAGCCTTTGAACAAATAAGTTGCACTACTTGTGCCAATTGCTGTAAAACTACCAGCCCACGGTTTTTAGATAAAGATATTGAGAGACTTGCCCGATATTTTAAAAGCAGTCCCGGACAATTTATAACTCGTTACCTGAAAATTGACAAAGATGGAGACTATGTCCTTCAACATGCCCCATGTCCTTTTTTGGCAGATGACAACCTTTGTATGGTTTATGATCAACGGCCCAATGCTTGTCGTGAATATCCACACACAGATCAACGTAAATTCCATGTAAACTTTGACATTACACTTAAAAACACCTTTGTCTGTCCTGCAGTTTTTGAAATTATAGAGCAGTTAAAATTAATTTATCCAGATAAATCAGCGATTAATAAAAAACATCCAGCATAA